One window of the Corynebacterium glutamicum ATCC 13032 genome contains the following:
- a CDS encoding 30S ribosomal protein bS22, with amino-acid sequence MGSVIKKRRKRMSKKKHRKMLRRTRVQRRKLGK; translated from the coding sequence ATGGGTTCTGTCATCAAGAAGCGCCGCAAGCGCATGTCCAAGAAGAAGCACCGCAAGATGCTGCGCCGTACTCGTGTCCAGCGTAGAAAATTGGGCAAGTAA
- a CDS encoding ABC transporter permease, whose protein sequence is MALTVLSVVLGTAFLCGSLLLTHSLERTFSSIVDAGVEGVDVGVIAQQNNPDGVPFSVIAEIEQYPEVRAVNIIGDGPGMPSGTTMTGQSALILTDSDGNPLQAGSSGTHPLAIYPQGEWVSPEPTLIDGHFPTKPDEVVVNASAAKRGGLSLGDHLTIVTPTERIDATLSGTFESNTDVAGWVGVGFTPQRYVELFTNGTDASQITIAVNDGADPMAVRNRIGKNHRDLLPLLPEQIIDQTTGDTARQLEFMTYVLLAFAAIALIVGSFIIANTFAMIVAQRTGEFALLRSIGVSTFQIGFSVIMEAVFVGLIGGFIGIAVGFGVVNALVQVLNQFGDTLSSIDITYNAGSFIFPVLFAVTATVLSSISPAHRAGNLPPVQAFESSDARSDALGRIRFLVAAVMLTLGISLTIAGAVVSAINGDEFKTETRLAFIGAGLLLVFFSLSLSGPALMVATSQTLGVAIMSPFRAVGKLAQRNTLRNPRRSATTALAVTLSVGLVACVGVIGATTRASVFGSMESTIKSPYVLDSIGGTMIPGQPAGGSRSLSMSAAVAQEIAQTRGVGKVGTLMTGSVQVNGWDNENTTIFDGDLSQFLDLAVRSGDAFDDETPGVMISTTYADQSDLEVGDTVTVNPYGSDDGIRVPITGIYAETNLVGHLMVNAAATNRVLTSADTYHRSQIFVNGDGSTTNEELRDILVDAVAPFLIVQVKSKDEFRGSLGTQINQLLGIIYGLLALAVIIAVLGIVNTLFLSISERTREIGILRATGVQRGQIRRMITLESVILSIHGAIHGLLLGTFIGWAIVSCLRTRGMAPVEFPWTQIGLMLISAIIIGGIAALIPANRASRISPLEAIN, encoded by the coding sequence ATGGCATTAACAGTGCTTTCGGTTGTGCTAGGAACCGCATTTTTGTGTGGCTCCCTCCTCCTCACACATTCCCTTGAAAGAACATTTTCCTCCATCGTTGATGCCGGCGTGGAGGGCGTTGACGTGGGCGTTATCGCGCAACAAAACAACCCCGACGGCGTACCTTTCTCCGTCATCGCCGAAATTGAGCAGTATCCGGAAGTCCGCGCCGTCAACATCATCGGCGACGGCCCCGGCATGCCCTCCGGCACCACCATGACCGGCCAATCCGCGCTGATCCTCACCGACTCCGACGGCAATCCCCTGCAAGCAGGCAGCTCCGGCACGCACCCGCTAGCCATTTATCCGCAGGGCGAGTGGGTCTCGCCCGAGCCAACGCTTATCGACGGCCACTTCCCCACAAAACCCGACGAGGTAGTAGTCAACGCTTCGGCCGCCAAACGTGGCGGGCTCTCCCTCGGTGATCACCTAACGATCGTCACACCCACCGAACGCATCGACGCCACCCTGTCTGGAACCTTCGAATCAAACACCGACGTCGCAGGCTGGGTCGGAGTCGGATTCACCCCACAGCGCTACGTCGAACTGTTCACCAACGGCACCGACGCCAGCCAAATCACCATCGCAGTCAACGACGGCGCCGACCCCATGGCAGTCCGCAACCGCATCGGCAAAAACCACCGCGACCTCCTGCCCCTGCTGCCCGAGCAAATCATCGACCAAACCACCGGCGACACCGCCCGCCAACTGGAGTTCATGACCTACGTGCTCCTGGCATTCGCCGCGATCGCACTGATTGTTGGCTCGTTCATCATTGCCAACACCTTCGCGATGATCGTCGCCCAACGCACCGGCGAATTCGCCCTCCTCCGTTCCATTGGTGTCTCCACGTTCCAAATCGGATTCTCCGTGATTATGGAAGCAGTATTCGTCGGACTTATCGGCGGTTTCATCGGCATCGCAGTTGGCTTCGGAGTGGTCAATGCACTTGTCCAAGTGCTCAACCAATTCGGCGACACCCTCTCCTCCATCGACATCACCTACAACGCCGGATCCTTCATCTTCCCTGTCCTCTTCGCCGTCACTGCCACCGTACTAAGCTCCATATCGCCTGCTCACCGCGCCGGTAACCTCCCACCAGTCCAAGCATTCGAATCCTCCGATGCACGCAGCGACGCCCTCGGAAGGATCCGCTTCCTCGTCGCCGCCGTCATGCTCACCCTTGGAATCAGCCTGACGATCGCAGGTGCCGTGGTATCCGCCATCAACGGAGATGAATTCAAAACAGAAACACGCCTCGCATTCATCGGCGCTGGACTTCTCTTAGTGTTCTTCTCACTCTCCCTGTCCGGTCCCGCACTGATGGTGGCGACCTCTCAGACTCTTGGCGTGGCGATAATGTCGCCGTTCCGAGCCGTCGGCAAGCTCGCACAACGCAACACCCTGCGCAATCCGCGACGCTCCGCAACCACCGCACTGGCCGTCACTTTGAGCGTTGGCCTCGTCGCCTGCGTTGGAGTCATCGGCGCCACCACCCGCGCCAGCGTCTTCGGGTCCATGGAATCCACCATCAAATCCCCATATGTCCTCGACAGCATCGGTGGCACCATGATCCCTGGACAACCCGCCGGCGGTTCAAGGTCACTGTCCATGTCCGCAGCCGTCGCACAGGAAATCGCACAAACCCGCGGAGTCGGCAAAGTGGGCACCCTCATGACCGGCAGCGTCCAAGTCAACGGATGGGACAACGAAAACACCACAATTTTCGACGGCGACCTCTCTCAGTTCCTCGACCTCGCAGTCCGCTCCGGCGACGCCTTCGACGACGAAACCCCCGGCGTCATGATCTCCACCACCTACGCCGACCAATCCGACCTCGAAGTAGGCGACACCGTCACCGTCAACCCCTACGGATCCGACGACGGCATCCGCGTCCCCATCACCGGCATCTACGCAGAAACCAACCTCGTCGGACACCTCATGGTCAACGCAGCCGCCACCAACCGAGTCCTCACCTCCGCGGACACCTACCACCGGTCCCAAATCTTCGTCAACGGCGACGGCTCCACCACCAACGAAGAACTCCGCGACATCCTCGTCGACGCCGTAGCCCCCTTCCTCATCGTCCAAGTGAAATCCAAAGATGAATTCCGCGGAAGCCTCGGCACCCAAATCAACCAATTGCTCGGCATCATCTACGGACTGCTCGCCCTGGCAGTGATCATCGCAGTCCTGGGAATCGTCAACACACTGTTCCTCTCCATCAGCGAACGCACCCGCGAAATCGGAATCCTCCGCGCCACCGGCGTCCAACGAGGACAAATCCGCCGCATGATTACCCTCGAATCCGTCATCCTCTCCATCCACGGCGCAATCCACGGACTCCTCCTAGGTACATTTATCGGCTGGGCAATCGTCAGTTGTCTCCGCACCCGAGGCATGGCACCCGTCGAATTCCCCTGGACCCAAATCGGATTAATGCTCATCTCCGCAATCATCATCGGAGGCATAGCAGCCCTCATCCCAGCCAACCGAGCCTCCCGAATCTCCCCTTTGGAAGCAATCAACTAA
- a CDS encoding sensor histidine kinase, whose translation MSTLLAFVLGVVLMGLALPAYTKIKDRMRRHKSAVTLSENQVTTVGQVLHLAIQGSPTGITVVDRTGDVILSNGRAHELGIVHERSVDGNVWRVAQEAFQDQETHSLDVHPDRNPRRPGSRITAVQAVVKPLTLIDDRFVIIYASDESENVRMESARRDFVANVSHELKTPVGGMALLAEALMESSDDPEQVEYFGSRLHREAHRMADMINELISLSKLQGAERLPDMEPVQADDIISEAIERTQLAADNANIEIIRGDRTGVWVEADRSLLVTALANLISNAINYSPKSVPVSVSQSIRNDVVMIRVTDRGIGIAPEDQGRVFERFFRVDKARSRQTGGTGLGLAIVKHVMANHGGSISLWSRPGTGSTFTLELPVYHPESKEPAGSKQGPSLDSPIRTTASKASGRRKEKS comes from the coding sequence GTGAGCACTCTTCTTGCTTTCGTATTGGGCGTGGTCCTCATGGGCCTCGCCCTACCTGCGTATACGAAAATTAAAGATCGGATGCGTCGCCACAAGTCCGCGGTCACCCTGTCCGAAAACCAGGTCACCACGGTGGGGCAGGTCCTCCACCTGGCGATTCAAGGCTCCCCAACGGGAATCACGGTTGTCGATCGCACCGGCGACGTCATCTTATCCAACGGCCGCGCCCACGAATTGGGCATCGTCCACGAAAGATCCGTCGACGGCAACGTTTGGCGCGTCGCCCAGGAAGCCTTCCAAGACCAAGAAACCCACTCACTCGACGTCCACCCAGACCGCAATCCGCGGCGCCCGGGTAGTCGCATCACCGCAGTGCAGGCAGTGGTCAAGCCTTTAACGCTTATCGACGATCGTTTCGTGATCATCTATGCCTCCGACGAATCCGAAAACGTGCGCATGGAATCGGCACGCCGAGACTTCGTCGCAAACGTCTCCCACGAACTGAAAACCCCCGTCGGCGGCATGGCACTCCTCGCGGAAGCCCTCATGGAATCCTCCGACGACCCAGAACAAGTCGAATACTTCGGATCCAGGCTCCACCGCGAAGCCCACCGCATGGCCGACATGATCAACGAACTGATCTCCCTTTCCAAACTTCAGGGCGCCGAACGACTCCCTGATATGGAACCCGTCCAGGCTGACGACATCATCAGCGAAGCCATCGAACGCACCCAACTCGCCGCCGACAACGCCAACATCGAAATCATTCGCGGCGACCGCACCGGCGTTTGGGTAGAAGCCGATCGATCCCTGCTGGTCACAGCCCTGGCGAACCTGATCAGCAATGCAATCAACTACTCACCAAAATCAGTCCCCGTCTCCGTTTCACAAAGCATCCGAAACGACGTGGTCATGATCCGAGTAACCGACCGTGGCATTGGCATCGCACCCGAAGACCAAGGCCGAGTTTTCGAAAGATTCTTCCGCGTCGACAAAGCCCGCTCCCGCCAAACCGGCGGAACTGGCCTTGGCCTCGCGATAGTCAAACATGTCATGGCTAACCATGGCGGTAGTATTAGTTTGTGGTCACGTCCTGGAACAGGCTCCACATTTACACTTGAACTCCCTGTATACCACCCAGAGTCCAAGGAACCGGCAGGATCTAAGCAGGGACCTAGTTTGGATTCACCTATTCGTACGACTGCGTCCAAAGCATCTGGGCGCCGAAAGGAAAAATCATGA
- the proC gene encoding pyrroline-5-carboxylate reductase, giving the protein MTTIAVIGGGQIGEALVSGLIAANMNPQNIRVTNRSEERGQELRDRYGILNMTDNSQAADEADVVFLCVKPKFIVEVLSEITGTLDNNSAQSVVVSMAAGISIAAMEESASAGLPVVRVMPNTPMLVGKGMSTVTKGRYVDAEQLEQVKDLLSTVGDVLEVAESDIDAVTAMSGSSPAYLFLVTEALIEAGVNLGLPRATAKKLAVASFEGAATMMKETGKEPSELRAGVSSPAGTTVAAIRELEESGIRGAFYRAAQACADRSEELGKR; this is encoded by the coding sequence ATGACAACAATTGCTGTAATCGGCGGCGGACAAATCGGCGAGGCTTTAGTCTCAGGTTTGATCGCGGCCAACATGAATCCACAAAATATTCGCGTCACCAACCGTTCGGAAGAGCGCGGCCAAGAGCTGCGTGACCGCTACGGCATCCTCAACATGACGGATAATTCCCAAGCCGCAGACGAAGCCGACGTGGTGTTCCTGTGCGTGAAGCCGAAATTTATCGTCGAAGTGCTCTCCGAAATCACCGGCACTTTGGATAACAACTCCGCACAAAGTGTTGTGGTCAGCATGGCCGCAGGCATCAGCATCGCTGCCATGGAAGAAAGCGCCTCTGCGGGGCTCCCCGTCGTGCGCGTCATGCCGAACACTCCAATGCTCGTGGGCAAGGGCATGTCGACTGTCACCAAAGGCCGCTACGTTGACGCGGAACAGTTGGAACAAGTCAAGGACTTGTTGAGCACCGTTGGAGACGTCCTCGAAGTCGCGGAATCAGACATCGACGCAGTCACCGCGATGTCCGGATCCTCCCCTGCATACCTGTTCCTTGTGACCGAAGCGCTCATTGAGGCAGGAGTTAATCTAGGCCTGCCCCGCGCGACCGCTAAAAAGCTCGCTGTGGCCTCATTCGAAGGTGCTGCAACCATGATGAAGGAAACCGGCAAAGAACCCTCAGAATTGCGCGCAGGCGTTTCCTCACCCGCAGGCACCACCGTCGCAGCCATCCGAGAACTCGAAGAAAGCGGAATCCGAGGCGCTTTCTACCGCGCAGCCCAAGCTTGCGCCGACCGATCTGAAGAACTCGGAAAGCGCTAG
- a CDS encoding helix-turn-helix domain-containing protein, with amino-acid sequence MAREDNGTFLTVAEVAEIMRVSKMTVYRLVHSGELPAVRVGRSFRVHEKAVNEYLDSSFYEAG; translated from the coding sequence ATGGCTAGAGAAGATAACGGAACCTTCCTGACAGTCGCCGAGGTCGCAGAAATCATGCGCGTCTCCAAAATGACTGTCTACCGATTGGTTCACTCCGGAGAACTCCCGGCAGTTCGCGTGGGACGATCATTTCGTGTCCACGAGAAAGCTGTCAACGAGTACCTGGACTCCTCCTTCTACGAGGCTGGCTAG
- a CDS encoding HAD-IB family hydrolase, producing the protein MSSEGRNHNWDYAAIGTPEDFLASWSASRGNLRRFFEDHAAAPINDAAQRQAGEAAATQAVAAIYGMELNEFNAGVDAVAGAIESAGAIHVSIPDPDVPQDVGAAAFFDVDNTLIQGSSLIVFAQGLFRKKFFTIKEILPVVWKQVKFKLTGSENAEDVSRGREQALEFIKGRPVQELVDLCEEIVDQRMADKMWPGTKQLADMHIAAGHQVWLVSATPVQLAQILAQRLGFTGAIGTVAEAKDGVFTGRLVGDILHGPGKRHAVAALASIEQLDLTRCTAYSDSINDLPMLSMVGTAVAVNPDSKLRKEAETRGWDVRDFRSIRKATREYGIPALVTAAFSVAGWRLRRRWRKQ; encoded by the coding sequence ATGAGCTCTGAAGGAAGAAACCACAACTGGGACTACGCCGCCATCGGCACCCCAGAGGATTTCCTCGCCAGCTGGAGCGCATCCCGCGGAAATCTACGACGCTTTTTCGAAGACCACGCAGCCGCCCCCATAAACGATGCCGCCCAGCGCCAAGCAGGTGAAGCCGCAGCAACCCAAGCCGTCGCAGCGATCTACGGCATGGAGCTCAACGAATTCAACGCAGGTGTCGACGCCGTCGCCGGCGCCATCGAATCTGCCGGCGCCATCCACGTCAGCATCCCCGATCCCGATGTCCCCCAAGATGTCGGAGCCGCAGCATTTTTCGACGTCGACAACACCCTCATCCAAGGCTCCTCCCTCATCGTTTTCGCCCAAGGACTCTTCCGGAAGAAATTCTTCACCATCAAAGAAATCCTCCCCGTGGTGTGGAAACAAGTGAAATTCAAACTCACCGGCTCCGAAAACGCCGAAGACGTCTCCCGCGGCCGCGAACAAGCCCTCGAATTCATCAAAGGCCGCCCCGTCCAAGAACTAGTTGACCTCTGCGAAGAAATCGTCGACCAACGCATGGCCGACAAAATGTGGCCCGGCACCAAACAACTCGCCGACATGCACATCGCCGCCGGCCACCAAGTCTGGCTCGTCTCCGCAACCCCCGTCCAACTCGCCCAAATCCTGGCACAACGCCTCGGCTTCACCGGAGCGATCGGCACAGTCGCAGAAGCAAAAGATGGAGTATTCACCGGCCGACTCGTCGGCGACATCCTCCACGGACCCGGCAAAAGACACGCAGTCGCAGCACTCGCATCCATCGAACAACTCGACCTCACCCGATGCACCGCCTACTCCGACTCCATCAACGACCTCCCCATGCTCTCCATGGTCGGCACCGCCGTCGCAGTAAACCCCGACTCCAAACTCCGCAAAGAAGCCGAAACCCGAGGCTGGGACGTCCGCGATTTCCGAAGCATCCGCAAAGCCACCCGCGAATACGGAATCCCCGCCCTGGTCACCGCCGCATTCAGTGTCGCCGGCTGGAGACTACGCCGCCGATGGAGAAAACAATAA
- a CDS encoding Ppx/GppA phosphatase family protein, which produces MRLGVLDVGSNTVHLVAVDARPGGHPTPMSNWRTPLRLVELLDDSGAISEKGINKLTSAVGEAADLAKTLGCAELMPFATSAVRSATNSEAVLDHVEKETGVRLSILSGEDEARQTFLAVRRWYGWSAGRITNLDIGGGSLELSSGTDESPDLAFSLDLGAGRLTHNWFDTDPPARKKINLLRDYIDAELAEPARQMRTLGPARLAVGTSKTFRTLARLTGAAPSSAGPHVTRTLTAPGLRQLIAFISRMTAADRAELEGISSDRSHQIVAGALVAEAAMRALDIDKVEICPWALREGVILTRIDKGLE; this is translated from the coding sequence GTGAGATTAGGTGTATTAGATGTGGGCAGCAATACTGTCCACCTAGTTGCAGTAGACGCGCGTCCCGGTGGACACCCCACCCCGATGAGCAATTGGCGTACCCCACTGCGCCTTGTTGAGCTTCTTGATGACTCCGGGGCGATCTCCGAAAAGGGCATCAACAAACTCACCTCAGCAGTCGGGGAAGCAGCAGACCTAGCGAAAACGCTCGGCTGCGCTGAACTGATGCCATTTGCTACATCGGCAGTCCGCTCCGCCACCAACAGCGAGGCAGTGCTCGACCACGTGGAGAAGGAAACCGGCGTCCGCCTGTCCATCCTTTCCGGTGAAGACGAAGCACGCCAAACTTTCCTCGCAGTTCGACGTTGGTATGGATGGTCCGCAGGGCGCATAACTAACCTCGACATCGGTGGCGGCTCCCTGGAACTATCCTCCGGAACCGACGAATCCCCAGACCTCGCGTTCTCACTGGATCTGGGTGCGGGCCGCTTGACCCACAACTGGTTCGACACCGATCCACCGGCACGTAAGAAAATCAACCTCCTGCGCGATTATATCGATGCGGAACTTGCAGAACCCGCCCGCCAGATGCGCACCCTAGGGCCCGCGCGCCTGGCAGTGGGAACATCCAAAACTTTCCGCACCCTGGCACGACTGACTGGTGCTGCGCCCTCATCCGCAGGACCACACGTCACCCGAACCCTCACCGCGCCGGGTCTGCGCCAGCTGATCGCATTTATCTCACGAATGACTGCGGCGGACCGCGCTGAGCTGGAAGGTATCAGCTCGGATCGGTCACATCAGATCGTGGCAGGTGCGCTAGTTGCGGAAGCTGCGATGCGTGCGTTGGATATTGACAAGGTAGAAATTTGTCCGTGGGCACTTCGTGAAGGTGTGATCCTCACCAGGATCGACAAAGGACTCGAGTAA
- the mshA gene encoding D-inositol-3-phosphate glycosyltransferase, translating to MRVAMISMHTSPLQQPGTGDSGGMNVYILSTATELAKQGIEVDIYTRATRPSQGEIVRVAENLRVINIAAGPYEGLSKEELPTQLAAFTGGMLSFTRREKVTYDLIHSHYWLSGQVGWLLRDLWRIPLIHTAHTLAAVKNSYRDDSDTPESEARRICEQQLVDNADVLAVNTQEEMQDLMHHYDADPDRISVVSPGADVELYSPGNDRATERSRRELGIPLHTKVVAFVGRLQPFKGPQVLIKAVAALFDRDPDRNLRVIICGGPSGPNATPDTYRHMAEELGVEKRIRFLDPRPPSELVAVYRAADIVAVPSFNESFGLVAMEAQASGTPVIAARVGGLPIAVAEGETGLLVDGHSPHAWADALATLLDDDETRIRMGEDAVEHARTFSWAATAAQLSSLYNDAIANENVDGETHHG from the coding sequence ATGCGCGTAGCTATGATTTCCATGCACACCTCTCCATTGCAGCAGCCCGGAACTGGTGATTCAGGCGGCATGAACGTCTACATTCTTTCGACCGCGACTGAGCTAGCGAAACAGGGTATCGAGGTCGATATTTACACTCGTGCCACGAGGCCTTCTCAGGGTGAGATCGTGAGAGTAGCTGAGAATTTGCGGGTCATTAATATCGCTGCGGGGCCGTATGAGGGGCTTTCCAAAGAGGAGCTTCCTACTCAGTTGGCGGCGTTTACCGGCGGAATGTTGTCGTTTACGCGCCGGGAGAAGGTTACTTATGATCTGATCCATTCTCACTATTGGCTGTCTGGTCAGGTGGGGTGGTTGCTGCGCGATTTGTGGCGGATTCCCCTTATTCATACGGCACACACTTTGGCGGCGGTGAAGAATTCTTATCGGGATGATTCGGACACTCCGGAGTCGGAGGCGCGTCGCATTTGTGAGCAGCAGCTGGTGGATAACGCTGACGTGTTGGCGGTGAACACTCAGGAGGAGATGCAGGATTTGATGCATCACTACGATGCGGATCCGGATCGGATTTCTGTGGTGTCACCGGGTGCGGACGTGGAACTTTATAGCCCTGGAAATGATCGCGCGACGGAACGTTCCCGTCGTGAGCTGGGCATTCCGCTGCACACAAAGGTAGTGGCTTTTGTGGGTCGGTTGCAGCCGTTTAAGGGCCCGCAGGTGCTGATCAAGGCGGTTGCGGCGTTGTTTGATCGCGATCCGGACCGAAATCTGCGCGTCATTATTTGTGGCGGCCCTTCTGGTCCGAATGCGACACCGGATACCTATAGGCATATGGCAGAGGAACTGGGCGTCGAAAAGCGAATTCGCTTTTTGGACCCGCGCCCGCCGAGCGAGCTAGTGGCCGTGTATCGGGCGGCGGACATCGTGGCCGTGCCAAGTTTTAATGAGTCCTTCGGACTCGTCGCCATGGAGGCGCAAGCCAGCGGCACACCGGTCATTGCGGCCCGGGTTGGCGGCCTGCCCATCGCAGTCGCGGAAGGGGAGACGGGATTGCTTGTCGACGGCCACTCCCCGCATGCCTGGGCCGACGCCTTAGCCACACTCTTGGACGATGACGAAACGCGCATCAGAATGGGTGAAGACGCCGTCGAACACGCCAGAACATTCTCCTGGGCGGCCACCGCCGCACAGCTATCGTCGCTGTACAACGACGCTATTGCCAACGAAAATGTCGACGGTGAAACGCATCACGGCTAA
- a CDS encoding glutaredoxin family protein translates to MGHSVEIIVRDNCGSCVRVKAQILPIVEAAGIKLTERNVDQDASLKLEFGDRVPVILVDDEEFACWEVDNDELANALL, encoded by the coding sequence ATGGGCCATTCGGTGGAGATCATTGTTCGGGACAATTGTGGCTCGTGTGTTCGGGTGAAAGCCCAGATTTTGCCGATTGTTGAGGCTGCCGGAATTAAACTCACTGAGCGAAATGTTGATCAAGATGCGAGCCTTAAACTGGAATTCGGTGATCGCGTGCCAGTCATTTTGGTAGATGATGAAGAGTTCGCATGTTGGGAAGTGGATAACGACGAGTTAGCCAATGCTTTGTTGTGA
- a CDS encoding phosphoglyceromutase, with protein sequence MTNGKLILLRHGQSEWNASNQFTGWVDVNLTEQGEAEAKRGGELLVEAGVLPGVVYTSLLRRAIRTANIALNAADRHWIPVIRDWRLNERHYGALQGLDKAATKEKYGDDQFMEWRRSYDTPPPELADDAEYSQANDPRYADLDVVPRTECLKDVVVRFVPYFEEEILPRAKKGETVLIAAHGNSLRALVKHLDGISDADIAELNIPTGIPLVYEIAEDGSVVNPGGTYLDPEAAAAGAAAVANQGNK encoded by the coding sequence ATGACTAACGGAAAATTGATTCTTCTTCGTCACGGTCAGAGCGAATGGAACGCATCCAACCAGTTCACTGGATGGGTCGACGTCAATCTGACCGAACAGGGTGAGGCTGAGGCCAAGCGCGGAGGCGAACTCCTCGTCGAGGCAGGCGTCCTCCCAGGCGTTGTATACACCTCCTTGCTGCGTCGCGCGATCCGCACTGCAAACATCGCACTGAACGCTGCAGACCGCCACTGGATCCCAGTGATCCGCGACTGGCGCCTCAACGAGCGTCACTACGGCGCACTGCAGGGCCTTGACAAGGCTGCAACCAAGGAAAAATACGGCGACGACCAGTTCATGGAATGGCGCCGCTCCTACGACACCCCACCACCAGAGCTCGCGGATGACGCAGAGTACTCCCAGGCAAATGACCCTCGTTACGCGGACCTCGACGTAGTTCCACGCACCGAATGCCTCAAGGACGTTGTGGTTCGTTTTGTTCCTTACTTCGAGGAAGAAATCCTGCCACGCGCAAAGAAGGGCGAAACCGTCCTCATCGCAGCACACGGCAACTCCCTGCGTGCGCTGGTTAAGCACCTTGACGGCATCTCCGATGCTGATATCGCAGAGCTCAACATCCCAACCGGCATCCCACTGGTCTACGAAATCGCCGAAGACGGTTCCGTAGTAAACCCAGGCGGCACCTACCTCGATCCTGAGGCAGCAGCAGCCGGCGCAGCAGCAGTAGCAAACCAGGGTAATAAGTAG
- a CDS encoding response regulator transcription factor, giving the protein MTRILIVEDEESLADPLAFLLRKEGFDTIIAGDGPTALVEFSRNEIDIVLLDLMLPGMSGTDVCKELRSVSTVPVIMVTARDSEIDKVVGLELGADDYVTKPYSSRELIARIRAVLRRRGVTETEAEELPLDDQILEGGRVRMDVDSHTVTVGGEPVSMPLKEFDLLEYLLRNAGRVLTRGQLIDRIWGADYVGDTKTLDVHVKRLRSKIEEEPSRPRYLVTVRGLGYKFEL; this is encoded by the coding sequence ATGACGAGAATCCTGATCGTTGAAGATGAGGAATCGTTAGCAGATCCTTTGGCCTTTCTTCTTCGCAAAGAAGGTTTTGACACCATCATCGCCGGTGATGGCCCAACCGCACTTGTGGAGTTCAGTCGCAACGAAATCGACATCGTCCTCTTAGACCTCATGCTCCCAGGCATGTCTGGCACCGACGTATGCAAAGAACTCCGCAGCGTATCCACTGTTCCCGTCATCATGGTCACCGCCCGCGACTCCGAGATCGACAAAGTTGTTGGCCTCGAACTCGGCGCCGATGATTATGTAACCAAGCCATATTCTTCCCGCGAACTCATCGCCCGCATCCGCGCTGTCCTGCGCCGACGCGGAGTTACTGAAACCGAAGCCGAAGAATTACCACTTGACGATCAAATCCTCGAAGGCGGCCGCGTCCGCATGGACGTCGATTCCCACACCGTCACCGTCGGTGGCGAACCAGTGAGCATGCCACTGAAGGAATTCGACCTTCTGGAGTACCTCCTCCGAAACGCCGGCCGAGTCCTCACCCGCGGACAGCTCATCGACCGAATTTGGGGCGCAGATTACGTCGGCGACACCAAAACCCTCGACGTTCATGTCAAAAGGTTGCGTTCCAAGATCGAAGAAGAGCCATCTCGCCCTCGTTACCTCGTGACCGTGCGTGGATTGGGCTACAAATTCGAGCTGTAG